Proteins found in one Podarcis muralis chromosome 5, rPodMur119.hap1.1, whole genome shotgun sequence genomic segment:
- the ZFP64 gene encoding zinc finger protein 64, translating to MWGGGGPARTLQSLLVRSFFLSPPPPPFFLFAKLRLARGCCESATAAMNPSAATGQPFASPVQFPGGTTVLVELTPDIHICGLCKQQFNNLDAFVAHKRSGCQLSGTTAETTSTVQFVAEETVPATQTQTTTRTITSETQTITVSAPEFVFEHGYQTYLPGESSEPQPAAVVTTTPKPRTRKSATSGAQKKLNCCYPGCQFKTPYGMKDMERHLRTHTGDKPHKCEVCGKSFSRKDKLKMHMRSHSGVKPYKCKHCDYAASESSSLNKHQRIHSNERPFKCQICPYASRNSSQLTVHLRSHTGDAPFQCRLCSAKFKINSDLKRHMRVHTGEKPYKCDYCDVRCAMKGNLKSHIRIKHSMENAYRCLECEFQCGNKTSLRHHLRTHQPEQPVKCSECSYSCSNKATLKVHERIHFKDRPFKCEFCSFDTKQRSNLTTHMKKAHGDKVRVKKKAAEKGEGDRPKEGGSRQVARLEAKKAFKCDLCEASFVREDSLRSHKRQHVEYNGAKNPELAVLQFQVDPTRPSGTPITVSHLQVPLQASSYGKGQVKIIVGHQVPQAGGLVQAASVNIVPPALISQNQEDLSGNGQLQILQQVSLLAPPLPPGSQAESISMGQPAVLLTTHSPADRSTPGQTLIPDIPVGSHEASATQAFISGAEISCSDLEGLNALIQEGAGEVTVVSDEDQSITVATSVPPPPIFSSPSHADVPKQVYSIIQSGASLLCPADSIPD from the exons atgtgggggggggggggacccgcgAGGACGTTGCAAAGTCTCCTTGTTCGTTCgtttttcctctccccacccccacccccttttttcctttttgcaaagcTGCGCCTGGCGCGCGGCTGCTGCGAATCCGCGACGGCTGCGATGAACCCGAGCGCCGCGACCGGCCAGCCTTTCGCCAGCCCCGTGCAAT TTCCAGGAGGCACCACTGTCCTGGTGGAGCTCACACCAGATATTCACATTTGTGGCCTGTGCAAGCAGCAGTTCAATAACCTAGATGCGTTCGTCGCTCACAAGAGAAGCGGCTGCCAGTTGTCCGGCACGACAGCGGAGACCACCAGCACAGTGCAGTTTGTAGCAGAAGAAACCGTGCCAGCGACCCAGACCCAAACCACAACAAGGACCATCACTTCAGAAACCCAAACGATCACAG TTTCTGCGCCAGAGTTTGTTTTTGAGCATGGCTACCAAACCTACCTACCTGGTGAGAGCAGTGAGCCTCAGCCTGCCGCCGTTGTCACCACTACACCGAAACCTCGAACCAGAAAGTCCGCCACATCAGGGGCGCAAAAGAAACTTAACTGCTGCTATCCAG gCTGCCAGTTCAAGACACCCTACGGTATGAAAGACATGGAACGACATTTAAGAACGCACACTG GTGACAAGCCCCACAAATGTGAGGtttgcggaaagagcttcagccgcaAAGACAAGCTGAAAATGCACATGCGATCCCACAGTGGAGTGAAGCCCTACAAGTGCAAGCACTGTGACTACGCAGCTTCCGAAAGCAGCAGCCTGAACAAGCACCAGCGCATCCATTCAAACGAGCGCCCTTTCAAGTGCCAGATCTGCCCTTACGCAAGCCGCAATTCCAGCCAGCTTACGGTGCATCTCAGGTCCCATACAG GAGACGCTCCCTTCCAGTGCCGCCTCTGCAGCGCCAAATTCAAAATCAACTCGGACTTGAAGAGGCACATGCGCgtgcacacgggggagaagccctacaagtgtgACTACTGCGACGTGCGCTGCGCCATGAAGGGCAACCTGAAATCGCACATCCGCATCAAGCACAGCATGGAGAACGCCTACCGGTGCCTCGAGTGCGAGTTCCAGTGCGGGAACAAGACCAGCCTCCGGCACCACCTGCGCACCCACCAGCCCGAGCAGCCGGTGAAGTGCTCGGAGTGCAGCTACTCCTGCTCCAACAAGGCCACCCTCAAGGTGCACGAGAGGATCCACTTCAAGGACCGGCCGTTCAAGTGCGAGTTCTGCAGCTTTGACACCAAGCAGCGCAGCAACCTCACCACGCACATGAAGAAGGCGCACGGGGACAAGGTCAGGGTCAAGAAGAAGGCAGCCgagaagggggaaggagaccGGCCGAAGGAAGGCGGCTCCAGGCAAGTGGCCAGGCTGGAGGCCAAGAAAGCTTTCAAGTGCGATCTCTGCGAAGCCTCGTTTGTCCGGGAAGACTCCTTGCGGAGCCACAAGAGGCAACACGTCGAGTACAACGGGGCGAAGAACCCGGAGCTGGCCGTTTTGCAGTTCCAGGTGGACCCCACGAGGCCAAGCGGCACCCCTATTACCGTCAGCCACCTACAGGTCCCGCTACAGGCTTCGTCGTACGGCAAAGGGCAGGTGAAGATCATCGTGGGACATCAGGTACCCCAAGCCGGCGGTCTGGTGCAAGCGGCTTCCGTGAACATTGTGCCGCCAGCATTAATAAGCCAGAACCAAGAAGATCTGTCTGGCAACGGCCAGTTGCAAATCCTGCAGCAAGTGAGCTTGCTGGCTCCCCCTCTGCCCCCGGGGTCTCAAGCGGAAAGCATTTCGATGGGCCAACCAGCCGTGCTCCTCACAACCCACAGTCCAGCAGACAGAAGCACACCCGGCCAGACTCTGATTCCCGACATCCCTGTAGGCAGCCACGAGGCCTCGGCTACCCAGGCTTTCATCAGCGGTGCTGAGATCAGCTGCTCCGACTTGGAAGGACTCAATGCTTTGATTCAGGAGGGGGCTGGTGAGGTGACAGTGGTGAGCGATGAGGACCAGAGCATCACTGTGGCCACCTCGGTTCCCCCTCCGCCCATCTTTTCCTCCCCTTCTCACGCCGACGTGCCCAAGCAAGTCTACTCCATTATCCAAAGTGGTGCAAGTTTGCTTTGTCCTGCAGACTCCATACCAGATTAG